In Proteus vulgaris, one DNA window encodes the following:
- the emrA gene encoding multidrug efflux MFS transporter periplasmic adaptor subunit EmrA, with translation MSVNEENTPPQAPIRNKKRTRRNVLLLLTILFIFAGVAYAAYWFVVLRHHETTDNAYVTGNQIMIMPQISGSVTTVYVDNTDFVKAGDPLVLLDSSDEKLALEKAKTALANSVRQMHQQIINGRQLKANIVLRETELTKLQNDLRRREVLGERNVIGKEELQHAREAVSTARAALEVAKEQYNANQAIILNTPITQQPSVLQASTDVRNAWLALERTKILSPTDGYVSRRSVQVGAQVAPGKPLMAIVPITGMWIDANFKETQLANMRIGQPAKITTDFYGKKVIYHGTVLGLDMGTGSAFSLLPAQNASGNWIKVVQRLPVRISLDEKELAEKPLRIGLSSEVTVDTINLDGKVLSHSERQVPAYHTDALTIDMSAINELINEIIEQNAGQ, from the coding sequence ATGAGTGTTAATGAGGAAAATACCCCCCCTCAGGCTCCCATTCGCAATAAAAAACGAACTCGCCGAAATGTTCTACTGTTGCTAACTATCCTATTTATTTTTGCTGGGGTGGCTTACGCCGCTTATTGGTTTGTTGTGTTAAGACATCATGAAACAACTGATAATGCTTATGTCACAGGCAATCAAATTATGATTATGCCGCAAATTTCTGGTTCTGTTACCACCGTTTATGTTGATAACACCGATTTTGTGAAAGCAGGTGACCCTTTAGTTTTATTAGATTCAAGTGATGAAAAACTGGCTTTAGAAAAAGCAAAAACCGCATTAGCGAATAGTGTTCGTCAAATGCATCAACAAATTATTAATGGTCGCCAATTAAAAGCAAACATCGTTTTACGCGAAACCGAGCTGACTAAATTACAAAATGACCTTCGCCGCCGTGAAGTTTTAGGCGAGCGCAATGTGATTGGTAAAGAAGAACTTCAACACGCCAGAGAAGCTGTTTCCACTGCAAGGGCTGCTTTAGAAGTTGCTAAAGAACAATACAATGCTAATCAAGCGATTATCTTAAATACACCCATTACACAGCAACCTTCTGTTTTACAAGCATCAACCGATGTTCGTAATGCATGGCTCGCTTTAGAGCGTACTAAAATTTTAAGTCCAACAGATGGCTATGTTTCACGTCGTAGCGTTCAAGTAGGTGCACAAGTCGCACCAGGTAAACCTTTAATGGCTATTGTTCCCATTACAGGTATGTGGATTGATGCCAATTTTAAAGAAACCCAGCTCGCTAATATGCGTATCGGCCAACCAGCAAAAATCACAACTGACTTTTATGGTAAAAAAGTGATTTATCATGGCACTGTATTAGGTTTGGATATGGGAACCGGAAGTGCTTTTTCATTATTACCCGCTCAAAATGCCAGTGGTAACTGGATAAAAGTTGTTCAGCGCTTACCTGTTCGTATTTCATTAGATGAAAAAGAATTAGCAGAAAAACCACTGCGTATTGGTCTTTCTTCTGAAGTTACCGTTGATACGATTAACCTCGATGGAAAAGTATTATCACACAGCGAACGCCAAGTACCTGCGTATCATACTGATGCATTAACTATTGATATGTCAGCGATTAATGAACTGATCAATGAAATTATTGAACAGAATGCGGGACAATAA
- the mprA gene encoding transcriptional repressor MprA, which produces MESSFTPTEELLNTRATQQKSLNKDIPYQEILLTRLSMHVQSKLLESRNNMLKSQGINETLFMALMILDTTENRSIQPSELSAALGSSRTNATRIADELEKQGWIERRESHNDRRCLHLHLTDAGEEFLNSLLPPQHQCLKQIWSILDQQEQKQLETLMRKLLLQLDTLAEKGCE; this is translated from the coding sequence ATGGAAAGCTCATTTACGCCAACAGAAGAATTACTAAACACTCGCGCTACACAACAGAAATCGCTTAACAAAGATATCCCTTATCAAGAAATTTTGTTAACTCGCCTTTCTATGCATGTTCAAAGCAAACTTCTTGAAAGTCGTAATAATATGTTGAAGTCTCAGGGTATTAACGAGACGTTATTTATGGCACTAATGATTTTAGATACGACAGAAAATCGAAGTATTCAACCTTCAGAGCTAAGTGCTGCACTGGGCTCTTCAAGAACAAATGCAACACGTATTGCTGATGAACTTGAAAAACAAGGTTGGATTGAGCGCCGTGAAAGTCATAATGACCGTCGTTGTTTGCATCTTCACTTAACTGATGCTGGTGAAGAATTTTTAAATAGCTTGTTACCTCCACAGCATCAATGTTTAAAACAAATCTGGTCTATTTTAGATCAACAGGAACAAAAACAGCTTGAAACGCTAATGCGTAAGTTGTTATTACAACTGGATACTTTGGCTGAAAAAGGGTGTGAATAA
- a CDS encoding MFS transporter has translation MENTAPQTSLSKGLILLMAVATGMVVASNYYAQPLLDSIANYFHISATLAGFIVTTAQLSYAVGLMLLVPLGDIFERRSLIITMTLISASGLLITAMATNIWVMLIGTALSGMFSVVAQILVPFAATLAAPHQRGKAVGTIMSGLLLGILLARTVSGLMASFTNWQGIFWVASVFLTILAITLWRCLPTYKSQTDLNYFQLLGSIFKLFVTTPVLRTRSLIGALIFAHFGLLWTSMAFLLAADPFNYSDAVIGLFGLVGAAGALMAGKAGVLVDKGKGKKTTTIGLIILLLSWGFIIIAPYYHWVGLISFIIGVVLLDLAVQGVHVTNQSTIYRILPDARNRLTAAYMTSYFIGGALGSLLSGYAYHQYGWMGVSIAGLAIGIIGLIVWLLGYKNDPIIHAE, from the coding sequence ATGGAAAACACCGCACCACAAACGTCACTTAGTAAAGGTCTTATTTTACTAATGGCCGTTGCTACAGGCATGGTTGTCGCCAGTAACTACTACGCACAACCTCTACTTGATTCTATCGCAAATTATTTTCACATATCAGCGACTTTAGCCGGGTTTATTGTCACCACGGCGCAACTCAGTTATGCCGTAGGACTGATGTTATTAGTCCCTTTGGGCGATATTTTTGAACGACGTTCACTCATTATTACCATGACATTAATTTCTGCCAGTGGGCTATTAATTACGGCGATGGCAACAAATATTTGGGTGATGTTAATAGGTACCGCACTCTCTGGTATGTTCTCTGTTGTCGCTCAAATTCTGGTTCCTTTTGCAGCCACTCTAGCCGCACCACACCAACGAGGAAAAGCCGTTGGCACGATTATGAGTGGCCTTTTGTTGGGTATTTTACTGGCTAGAACAGTGTCTGGGCTGATGGCGTCATTTACAAATTGGCAAGGTATTTTCTGGGTCGCTAGTGTTTTTCTAACAATCTTAGCTATTACGTTATGGCGTTGTTTACCCACGTATAAAAGTCAAACAGACTTAAATTACTTTCAGTTATTAGGTTCTATCTTCAAATTATTTGTTACAACCCCTGTACTTCGAACTCGTTCATTAATTGGTGCACTGATTTTTGCCCACTTTGGCTTATTGTGGACATCGATGGCCTTTTTGCTGGCAGCAGATCCGTTTAACTACTCTGATGCAGTTATTGGATTGTTTGGTCTTGTAGGTGCTGCGGGTGCATTAATGGCAGGAAAAGCAGGCGTATTAGTCGATAAAGGGAAAGGCAAGAAAACCACCACAATAGGGTTAATTATCCTCCTTCTGTCTTGGGGTTTTATTATTATCGCGCCTTATTATCACTGGGTTGGGCTCATCAGCTTTATTATTGGCGTTGTCCTGCTAGACTTAGCTGTTCAGGGTGTACATGTCACGAATCAAAGCACCATTTATCGTATTTTACCTGATGCTAGAAACCGCCTAACTGCAGCATATATGACAAGCTATTTTATTGGTGGGGCATTAGGCTCTTTATTATCAGGTTATGCCTATCATCAATATGGGTGGATGGGCGTTTCTATTGCTGGACTGGCCATTGGCATTATCGGTCTTATTGTTTGGTTATTAGGTTATAAAAATGATCCAATAATCCATGCTGAATAA
- a CDS encoding phosphatase PAP2/dual specificity phosphatase family protein, which produces MEGTQRSQITSTRKSIWLAGIVWLLFLAPFFYLTYMQVNTYTSTLSDVPSFVYSWENAILFLPWTIIPYWSVNIAYGISLLICTTLREQFIHGLRLIVASLIACSGFLLFPLKFSFIRPTTEGFSGWLFTQLEGFDLPYNQAPSLHIILLWIIWLRFRAHTPKSWQWFLNLWSLLIAISVLTTWQHHFIDIITGFGVGVFICYLLPISSRWKWHFTGSKRSLRISKNYALSAMVFYLLSFGLQGFFWIFLWPAITLTFVTLGYLGAGASIFQKNTQGKIPLSAQIILLPYRFFAWCTYRYYLKRCQIPSLVTEGILLGGRPLYELDANAVFDLTCEWPRNKFSQNKLYLAQPQIDLLPLSPDDINKAMLSMEQLNQAGTVYIHCKLGYSRSATVVVAWLVYNGTVATLEDAIKKVSQARPQVILNPETREALQIWYSHFQHIK; this is translated from the coding sequence ATGGAGGGAACTCAACGCTCTCAAATAACATCAACAAGAAAAAGTATCTGGCTTGCTGGAATTGTATGGCTGTTATTTCTAGCCCCTTTTTTCTATTTAACTTATATGCAAGTCAATACTTACACTTCTACTTTATCTGATGTTCCTTCTTTTGTTTATTCGTGGGAAAACGCTATTCTCTTTTTACCGTGGACAATCATTCCTTATTGGAGTGTAAATATTGCCTATGGTATTTCTCTACTTATATGTACAACATTAAGAGAGCAATTTATACATGGATTACGTTTAATTGTTGCCTCTCTTATAGCCTGCTCAGGTTTTTTATTATTCCCTTTAAAATTTAGCTTTATTCGCCCAACAACAGAGGGATTTTCTGGTTGGTTATTTACTCAATTAGAAGGCTTCGATTTACCTTATAACCAAGCTCCTTCTTTACACATTATTTTATTGTGGATTATTTGGTTACGTTTCCGTGCCCATACGCCTAAATCGTGGCAATGGTTTTTAAATTTATGGTCATTGTTAATTGCTATTTCCGTACTCACAACATGGCAACATCATTTTATTGATATTATTACCGGCTTTGGTGTTGGCGTATTTATTTGCTATTTATTACCAATAAGTTCGCGTTGGAAATGGCATTTTACTGGCAGTAAACGCAGTTTACGTATTAGTAAAAACTATGCGTTATCTGCAATGGTGTTTTATCTATTATCTTTTGGTCTGCAAGGGTTCTTTTGGATCTTTCTATGGCCAGCAATTACATTAACTTTTGTGACTTTGGGCTATTTAGGCGCTGGTGCTTCTATTTTTCAAAAAAATACACAAGGTAAAATTCCACTTTCTGCACAGATAATCCTATTACCTTATCGCTTCTTTGCATGGTGTACTTATCGTTATTATTTAAAGCGGTGCCAAATACCGAGTTTAGTCACTGAAGGCATTTTATTAGGTGGGCGCCCTCTTTATGAACTCGACGCTAATGCGGTATTTGATTTAACTTGTGAATGGCCAAGAAATAAGTTTAGCCAAAATAAGCTTTATTTAGCACAGCCTCAAATCGATTTATTGCCTTTATCTCCAGATGATATTAACAAAGCAATGTTATCAATGGAGCAACTAAATCAAGCGGGTACTGTTTATATTCATTGCAAGCTAGGCTATTCGCGTAGTGCTACCGTTGTTGTTGCTTGGTTGGTTTATAATGGCACAGTAGCAACGTTAGAAGATGCGATAAAAAAAGTCTCTCAAGCTCGTCCTCAAGTTATTTTAAATCCCGAAACACGAGAGGCACTACAAATTTGGTATTCACATTTTCAGCACATTAAATAA
- a CDS encoding bifunctional alpha/beta hydrolase/class I SAM-dependent methyltransferase has product MNQQPQYQTQRSMIESEFTTSDKTPLYYRHWPAQITTEPKAIILFHRGHEHSGRVSHLVDELDLPDFSMFAWDARGHGKNEGARGYSPSMGTSIKDIDEFVRYVASNYNIPMENILVVGQSVGAVLVSGWVHDYAPKIRGMVLASPAFKVKLYVPFARTGLALMQKIRGLFYVNSYVKAKYLTHDQSRIDSFNQDSLITRPIAVNILLELYKTADRVVEDANAITLPTQLFISGNDHVVHAKPQHLFYERLNTSIKEKHVLPGFYHDTLGEKDRAIPINKMRHFIETLFAQPLYQHDYQNEDIWSHSADVYRALQTPLPQFCPKRLYYKVLSRSMSTLGKASEGVALGYDKGFDSGSTLDYVYRNQPQGKGLFGRIVDKQYLNSIGWQGIRQRKINIENTIRYAIRQLTQNNMPVHIMDIAAGQGRYLFDAVNDYGKVDSILMRDYSPINVEQGRIAIKERHLEDKVRFEEGNAFDTESLSTISPSPTLGIVSGLYELFPENHLLKASLKGLSQAIPSGGLLIYTCQPWHPQLEMIARVLPSHQDGQPWIMRCRSQGEMDALVDEAGFEKLDQQIDHWGIFSVSIAKRR; this is encoded by the coding sequence ATGAATCAACAACCGCAATATCAAACTCAAAGAAGTATGATTGAGTCTGAATTTACCACCAGCGATAAAACACCGTTGTATTATCGCCATTGGCCAGCTCAAATTACCACTGAGCCCAAAGCAATTATTTTATTTCATCGGGGTCACGAACACTCAGGCCGAGTTTCTCATCTAGTTGATGAATTAGATCTTCCTGATTTCTCAATGTTTGCTTGGGATGCTCGTGGGCATGGTAAGAATGAAGGTGCTCGCGGTTATAGCCCATCAATGGGAACATCAATAAAAGATATCGATGAGTTCGTCCGCTATGTTGCATCTAACTATAATATTCCGATGGAGAACATTCTTGTTGTTGGCCAAAGTGTAGGCGCTGTTTTAGTCTCAGGTTGGGTACATGATTACGCGCCAAAAATTCGTGGTATGGTATTAGCTTCCCCTGCATTTAAAGTAAAATTATATGTTCCTTTTGCACGTACAGGCCTTGCCTTGATGCAAAAAATTCGCGGACTTTTTTATGTCAATTCCTATGTAAAAGCTAAATATTTAACTCATGATCAAAGCCGTATCGACTCTTTTAATCAAGACTCGCTAATCACTCGTCCTATTGCCGTTAATATTTTATTAGAACTTTATAAAACAGCCGATCGTGTAGTTGAAGATGCAAATGCCATTACCTTACCAACACAATTATTTATTTCGGGTAATGATCATGTTGTTCACGCAAAACCCCAGCATCTTTTCTATGAGCGTTTAAATACCTCTATAAAAGAAAAGCATGTTTTACCCGGTTTTTACCACGACACATTGGGCGAGAAAGACAGAGCAATTCCCATCAATAAAATGCGTCACTTTATTGAAACGTTGTTTGCACAACCACTTTATCAACATGATTATCAAAATGAAGATATATGGAGCCATAGTGCTGATGTTTATCGTGCATTACAAACACCACTTCCTCAATTTTGCCCCAAAAGACTCTATTACAAAGTACTTAGTCGTTCGATGAGCACGTTAGGTAAAGCATCTGAAGGTGTAGCACTCGGTTACGATAAAGGTTTTGATTCTGGATCGACACTTGATTATGTCTATCGCAATCAACCACAAGGAAAAGGCTTATTTGGTCGTATCGTTGATAAACAGTATTTGAATAGTATTGGTTGGCAAGGTATTCGCCAACGTAAAATCAATATTGAAAATACAATTCGATACGCTATTCGCCAATTAACACAAAATAATATGCCAGTACATATTATGGATATTGCTGCGGGGCAAGGTCGCTATCTTTTTGATGCGGTTAATGACTATGGTAAAGTTGATTCAATTTTAATGCGTGACTATAGCCCGATTAACGTTGAACAAGGCCGAATTGCCATTAAAGAACGCCATTTAGAAGACAAAGTGCGTTTTGAAGAAGGTAACGCTTTTGATACCGAAAGCTTGAGTACTATATCACCTTCACCAACGTTAGGGATAGTAAGCGGGCTTTATGAATTATTTCCTGAAAATCATCTACTAAAAGCATCTTTAAAAGGGTTATCACAAGCGATCCCAAGTGGAGGGTTACTGATTTACACCTGCCAACCTTGGCACCCTCAACTTGAAATGATTGCCCGTGTATTACCTAGCCACCAAGATGGTCAACCGTGGATCATGCGTTGTCGCAGTCAAGGTGAAATGGATGCATTAGTGGATGAAGCGGGTTTTGAAAAGCTCGATCAACAAATTGATCACTGGGGTATTTTTAGTGTATCGATAGCAAAACGTCGCTAA
- a CDS encoding CDP-alcohol phosphatidyltransferase family protein, whose translation MTIYDLKPKFQSLLRPYVEWLFTKGITANQVTLSALLLSIVVGGLLLLYPYPHLFLLLPIVLFFRMALNAIDGMLAREHNQKSALGAILNEASDVISDIALYLPFTFIFPQAYWWIMLALFLMIMTEFLGVLAQTIDATRRYDGPMGKSDRAFIFGTIAFFIGLFPSLTSSENTHYLFIIINLLLLLTCYHRIHRALKEATMTDKDKDTSL comes from the coding sequence ATGACAATTTATGACCTAAAACCCAAATTTCAATCTCTATTGCGCCCTTATGTAGAATGGTTATTCACAAAAGGGATCACTGCAAATCAGGTCACGCTTTCTGCCCTACTATTATCCATTGTCGTTGGTGGATTACTTTTGCTTTATCCTTATCCTCATTTATTTTTATTACTCCCTATTGTCCTCTTTTTTCGTATGGCGCTTAATGCTATCGATGGCATGCTGGCACGAGAACATAATCAAAAAAGTGCGCTTGGTGCAATATTAAATGAAGCCAGTGATGTTATTTCAGATATTGCGCTTTATCTCCCTTTTACCTTTATTTTTCCACAAGCCTACTGGTGGATCATGCTGGCACTTTTTTTAATGATAATGACTGAGTTCTTAGGGGTTCTTGCCCAAACAATTGATGCTACTCGTCGTTATGATGGCCCAATGGGAAAAAGTGATAGAGCCTTTATTTTCGGTACTATAGCCTTTTTTATCGGATTATTCCCCTCGCTGACATCATCAGAAAACACGCATTATCTTTTTATTATTATTAATTTATTACTATTGTTGACTTGTTATCACCGAATTCATCGCGCACTAAAAGAAGCAACGATGACAGATAAAGATAAGGATACATCGTTATGA
- a CDS encoding TonB-dependent hemoglobin/transferrin/lactoferrin family receptor, whose amino-acid sequence MIHFLAKNDVYRQGIGIFSFSSSAIALLLTSLTSLNSYAAESVKPEITVSTKSESPAQPKLREKIIIEPIYVSGELNSSVDAGSTVLTLKDIDRIQPNNIAELVDKLPGISSSGSPRPGGQTLNIWGMGNPEDIKITLDGTPKTFEKYRQGSIFIDPELIRRLDVDKGPHNITQGNGGFGGSVRIETKDPDDLLLPDQNIGMFLKYGHHTNDRQNRYSGAVYGKLLDGQADGLFYFNRRESDDLRRPDGTKFGYSQSDQDSFLIKTNIYLTEAQTLTLSASRSESDGWTPWAAKRDELAKPSQADVDKYGFDAAMKRKLVYRDQKDDTFSVKWNIQPVDSDLINLTLTYGYSKTKQNDSRPETASSYFSSSMGNQSWVDYRNHQIEIKNESTVMQGALEHKVLMGTRWHRNDRDVLMFTRDKAKNPNYNYGYYAPPYMPEGTQTTTSFYLQDSMSYRNLTITPGVRYDIVKNQGKGSRAITYQDPDPYYGHDYSDVTYSGATPHLGLLWKMNKNFRFFGDLTYTWRAPLIDEQYEVQGSISSLTGTSRHLDKETVRAARIGAIADFESVIQQEDQLQLRTTLFDTRGKDEIFRRRGVYCESQKVDGHNGNCPPSIGNYRNLPGYHIQGLEIEAFYDSPNVFGRLAYSTMKGKRDQSPRDPWFGQKTWIAEIQPDALHATLGVKVPSINVNMGWTGDFIGAQRRSPMDADPDATYWSLPKSKGYAIHGLFANWEPSFIDNTEVRFTVANLFNRDYYPYLGESVSGVGRDYRFTVVKRF is encoded by the coding sequence ATGATCCATTTCTTAGCAAAAAATGATGTTTATCGTCAGGGAATTGGGATATTTTCATTTTCATCATCAGCGATTGCATTATTATTGACTTCACTCACTTCGTTAAATAGCTATGCGGCTGAAAGTGTTAAACCAGAAATAACGGTATCCACAAAATCAGAGAGCCCAGCGCAACCTAAATTGCGTGAAAAAATTATTATTGAACCTATCTACGTATCAGGTGAACTCAATTCGAGTGTTGATGCAGGAAGTACGGTTCTGACATTAAAAGACATCGACCGAATTCAGCCTAATAATATTGCAGAGCTGGTGGATAAGTTACCGGGAATTTCATCATCTGGCTCACCAAGACCTGGTGGCCAAACATTAAATATCTGGGGGATGGGTAATCCTGAAGATATTAAAATCACACTTGATGGTACACCCAAAACCTTTGAAAAATATCGCCAAGGTTCAATTTTTATTGATCCCGAATTAATACGTCGTCTTGATGTTGATAAAGGCCCTCATAATATTACTCAAGGTAATGGTGGATTTGGTGGCTCGGTAAGAATTGAAACTAAAGATCCTGATGACTTATTATTACCCGATCAGAATATTGGGATGTTTTTAAAATATGGTCACCATACGAATGATAGACAAAATCGTTATAGTGGTGCGGTATACGGTAAATTACTTGATGGGCAAGCAGACGGGTTATTCTATTTTAACCGTCGTGAAAGTGATGATTTACGACGACCTGATGGAACTAAATTTGGCTATTCACAATCCGATCAAGATTCTTTTTTAATCAAAACCAATATCTATCTAACTGAAGCACAAACATTAACGTTATCAGCATCACGATCAGAAAGTGATGGCTGGACACCTTGGGCTGCTAAACGTGATGAATTAGCTAAACCTAGCCAAGCTGACGTAGATAAATATGGCTTTGATGCAGCGATGAAACGTAAATTAGTTTATCGTGACCAAAAAGATGACACCTTCAGTGTGAAATGGAATATTCAGCCAGTTGATTCTGATTTAATTAATTTAACACTGACTTACGGTTATTCAAAAACCAAACAAAACGATAGTCGTCCAGAGACAGCTAGCTCCTATTTTAGTAGCAGTATGGGAAATCAAAGTTGGGTAGATTATCGAAATCATCAAATTGAAATTAAAAATGAAAGCACTGTTATGCAAGGTGCTTTAGAGCATAAGGTATTAATGGGAACACGTTGGCATCGTAATGATCGCGATGTCTTAATGTTTACACGCGATAAAGCTAAAAATCCAAATTATAACTATGGATATTATGCACCTCCTTATATGCCAGAAGGTACGCAAACGACAACCAGTTTCTATCTTCAAGACTCGATGAGTTATAGAAATCTGACGATAACACCGGGTGTTCGTTACGATATCGTTAAAAATCAAGGTAAGGGAAGCCGAGCTATTACCTATCAAGATCCTGATCCTTATTATGGTCATGATTATTCGGATGTGACTTATAGCGGGGCAACACCTCATTTAGGTTTATTATGGAAAATGAACAAGAATTTCAGATTCTTTGGTGATTTAACCTATACATGGCGAGCACCATTGATTGATGAGCAATATGAAGTACAAGGAAGTATTTCTAGTTTAACAGGCACGAGCCGCCATCTAGATAAAGAAACGGTAAGAGCGGCACGAATTGGCGCAATTGCAGACTTTGAAAGTGTTATTCAACAAGAAGATCAACTACAGTTAAGAACAACACTGTTTGATACTCGTGGTAAAGACGAAATCTTCCGTCGTCGAGGTGTTTATTGTGAAAGCCAAAAGGTGGATGGACATAATGGAAATTGTCCACCATCAATCGGTAACTACCGTAATTTACCTGGCTATCATATACAAGGGCTGGAAATTGAAGCCTTTTATGATAGCCCTAATGTATTCGGTCGTTTAGCGTATTCCACAATGAAAGGAAAACGTGACCAATCACCGCGTGATCCGTGGTTTGGTCAAAAAACATGGATTGCGGAGATCCAGCCTGACGCTTTACATGCCACCCTCGGTGTAAAAGTACCAAGTATTAATGTCAATATGGGATGGACGGGTGATTTTATTGGTGCTCAACGCCGTTCACCAATGGATGCCGATCCTGATGCTACCTATTGGTCATTACCAAAAAGTAAAGGCTATGCAATCCACGGTTTATTTGCGAATTGGGAACCTTCTTTTATAGATAATACTGAGGTTCGTTTTACTGTCGCAAATTTATTTAACCGTGATTACTACCCTTATTTAGGTGAATCAGTTTCAGGTGTAGGGCGTGATTATCGATTTACTGTGGTAAAACGTTTCTAA
- a CDS encoding ribonuclease G, protein MSYTNKPVPEEIKRWNWGAFMFNIIWGFGNKSYLPLLVLVPLLNLVWLFICGIKGNEWAWKNGDYDSVETFMKVQETWNRAGFIYFIISIVMAVLFFIFFFTTMMAMIATSASYDY, encoded by the coding sequence GTGTCTTACACTAACAAACCTGTACCTGAAGAAATTAAGCGTTGGAACTGGGGTGCTTTCATGTTTAATATTATTTGGGGTTTTGGTAATAAATCCTATCTTCCATTATTAGTGCTTGTTCCTTTGCTTAATCTAGTTTGGCTTTTTATCTGTGGTATTAAAGGAAATGAGTGGGCTTGGAAAAATGGTGATTATGATTCTGTTGAAACCTTTATGAAAGTGCAAGAAACATGGAACAGAGCAGGCTTTATTTACTTTATTATTAGTATCGTTATGGCTGTTCTTTTCTTTATTTTCTTCTTCACTACTATGATGGCAATGATCGCAACTTCTGCATCATACGATTATTAG
- the proX gene encoding glycine betaine/L-proline ABC transporter substrate-binding protein ProX — MRNPVIWATVLSATLISTQLSAADLPGKGISVQPVQSTISEETFQTLIVNKALEQLGYTVQPIKEVDYNVAYSSIANGDATFMAVSWVPLHNSQYEAAGGDNTFYRKGDYVVNAAQGYLIDKKTAEKYNITNIEQFKDPKIAKLFDANGDGKADLTGCNPGWGCEEAINNHLKAYDLEKSVTHNQGNYAAMMADTITRYKEGKPIFYYTWTPYWISDVLKPGKDVVWLQVPFSSLPGDDKTDTTLANGKNYGFPPSTMHIAANKKWAEENPAAAKLFEVMKVSVADINAQNLRMHNGQKSQADIERHANAWIKAHQKTFDGWIEQARSATQ; from the coding sequence ATGCGTAATCCAGTTATCTGGGCAACCGTATTGTCCGCCACACTGATAAGCACCCAGTTATCCGCTGCTGATTTACCCGGAAAAGGGATTTCGGTTCAACCTGTGCAAAGTACGATTTCGGAAGAAACATTTCAAACCTTAATCGTCAACAAAGCACTCGAACAATTAGGCTACACAGTTCAACCGATCAAAGAAGTCGATTACAACGTTGCTTATTCTTCTATCGCCAATGGTGATGCCACTTTTATGGCGGTAAGTTGGGTTCCACTTCATAACTCACAATATGAAGCTGCGGGCGGCGACAACACCTTTTATCGCAAAGGTGATTATGTGGTTAATGCTGCTCAAGGTTATTTAATCGATAAGAAAACCGCTGAAAAATATAACATCACCAATATTGAGCAATTTAAAGATCCTAAAATCGCCAAACTCTTTGATGCCAATGGTGATGGTAAAGCCGATTTAACAGGTTGTAACCCTGGCTGGGGATGTGAAGAAGCTATCAATAATCACTTAAAAGCCTATGATTTAGAAAAATCGGTTACACATAACCAAGGTAACTACGCGGCTATGATGGCAGATACCATTACTCGCTACAAAGAAGGTAAACCTATTTTTTATTACACATGGACACCATATTGGATAAGTGATGTGTTAAAACCGGGTAAAGATGTTGTTTGGTTACAAGTGCCATTTTCATCTTTACCAGGTGATGATAAAACAGACACCACATTAGCAAATGGTAAAAACTATGGTTTCCCACCAAGTACCATGCATATCGCAGCAAATAAAAAGTGGGCTGAAGAAAATCCTGCTGCTGCAAAACTCTTTGAAGTCATGAAAGTATCTGTTGCCGATATCAATGCGCAGAACTTACGTATGCATAATGGTCAAAAATCACAGGCTGATATTGAACGTCATGCAAATGCGTGGATCAAAGCTCATCAGAAAACATTTGATGGCTGGATTGAACAAGCTCGAAGTGCCACGCAATAA